From the genome of Chania multitudinisentens RB-25, one region includes:
- the cmoA gene encoding carboxy-S-adenosyl-L-methionine synthase CmoA, which translates to MPNRDTLFSAPIAKLGDWTFDEHVAEVFPDMIQRSVPGYSNIISMIGMLAERFVQPDSQVYDLGCSLGAATLSMRRNIKVSGCHIIAVDNSSAMVERCRRHIDAFRADTPVEVVEADILDINIENASMVVLNFTLQFLEPADRLRLLEQVHRGLRPGGALVLSEKFSFRDADVDELLFNMHHDFKRANGYSELEISQKRSMLENVMLTDSVETHKARLQQAGFAHAEVWFQCFNFGSLIALKSRETA; encoded by the coding sequence ATGCCAAACCGCGACACTCTTTTCTCTGCCCCCATCGCCAAATTAGGTGACTGGACTTTCGACGAACACGTCGCTGAAGTCTTCCCCGATATGATCCAGCGCTCCGTCCCTGGCTATTCCAATATCATCTCCATGATTGGCATGCTGGCTGAACGCTTTGTCCAACCGGACAGCCAAGTGTATGACCTGGGGTGTTCACTCGGTGCAGCAACGCTGTCGATGCGGCGGAACATCAAAGTATCCGGTTGCCATATTATCGCTGTCGATAACTCTTCCGCCATGGTAGAACGCTGCCGCCGACACATTGACGCTTTCCGCGCCGATACGCCGGTCGAAGTGGTTGAAGCGGATATTCTGGATATCAATATCGAAAACGCCTCTATGGTGGTTCTGAATTTTACCCTGCAATTTCTAGAGCCAGCCGATCGCCTGCGCCTGCTGGAGCAAGTGCATCGCGGGCTGCGGCCCGGTGGCGCGCTGGTCTTGTCGGAGAAATTCAGTTTCAGGGATGCTGATGTAGACGAACTGCTGTTCAACATGCACCATGATTTCAAACGTGCTAATGGCTACAGTGAGTTAGAAATCAGCCAAAAGCGCAGCATGCTGGAAAACGTGATGCTGACAGACTCGGTAGAAACGCATAAAGCACGGCTGCAACAAGCAGGTTTTGCACATGCTGAAGTCTGGTTCCAGTGCTTTAACTTTGGTTCGCTGATCGCCCTGAAATCGAGAGAAACTGCATGA
- a CDS encoding MAPEG family protein, translating into MVSTLYVVLGALLLIKLSYSVIRLRMQYRVAYGDGGFYELQTAIRVHGNAVEYIPIAAVLLVIMEMNGAEIWMVHLCGLLLMAGRLVHYYGLHNREVQWRRSGMVATYLSLVLMVIANLFYLPWDLVFSLH; encoded by the coding sequence ATGGTAAGCACACTCTATGTAGTGCTTGGCGCATTATTGTTGATCAAACTCTCTTATAGCGTGATCAGATTAAGAATGCAGTACCGCGTTGCCTATGGTGATGGCGGCTTCTACGAACTGCAAACCGCGATCCGCGTACATGGCAATGCCGTGGAATACATTCCTATCGCTGCTGTATTGCTAGTGATTATGGAGATGAACGGCGCTGAAATCTGGATGGTGCATCTTTGTGGTTTGCTGCTGATGGCGGGTAGATTAGTCCATTATTATGGCTTGCATAACCGCGAAGTGCAGTGGCGCCGTTCAGGCATGGTTGCCACTTATCTCTCTTTAGTACTGATGGTGATCGCTAATCTCTTCTATCTGCCGTGGGATTTGGTTTTCAGCCTGCATTGA
- a CDS encoding DUF72 domain-containing protein yields MYIGLPQWQHSAWNRIGLRDLADYSRYFNCVEGNTTFYALPKPEIVQRWRDMTSDNFRFCFKFPSDISHKAALRNCAADIQAFYGCLNPLQVRIGQLWLQLPAVFSPEHLPTLWQFLDALPQEFTYGVEVRHPAFFAKGEAELSLNQGLHQRGINRVILDSRPVHNAKPSTAAVRDAQQKKPKLPVHAIVTANHPLIRFIGGDVLEDNLRWFAPWQQKLPLWQQQHQPYLFIHTPDNGDSPQQAQKIWQQLRQAIPDLPLPPDWPEQNALF; encoded by the coding sequence ATGTATATAGGATTGCCCCAATGGCAGCATTCAGCTTGGAATCGCATTGGGCTGCGTGATTTGGCAGATTACAGCCGCTACTTTAACTGTGTGGAAGGTAACACCACTTTCTACGCATTGCCAAAACCGGAAATCGTCCAGCGCTGGCGCGACATGACCAGTGATAATTTTCGTTTTTGTTTCAAATTTCCTTCTGACATCAGCCACAAAGCTGCCCTGCGCAACTGTGCGGCTGATATTCAGGCATTTTATGGCTGCCTGAACCCGCTCCAGGTGCGGATTGGGCAACTTTGGCTGCAATTACCCGCCGTTTTCAGCCCTGAACATCTGCCAACTCTGTGGCAATTTCTTGACGCTTTACCGCAAGAATTTACCTACGGTGTAGAAGTCCGCCATCCTGCGTTTTTCGCCAAAGGAGAGGCAGAGTTATCGCTTAATCAGGGGCTGCATCAACGCGGGATCAATCGAGTGATCCTTGACAGCCGACCGGTGCATAATGCCAAACCCAGCACGGCAGCCGTGCGTGATGCACAGCAGAAAAAACCCAAGCTCCCCGTGCACGCCATTGTCACTGCCAACCATCCGCTGATACGTTTTATCGGTGGTGATGTACTGGAGGATAATTTGCGCTGGTTCGCCCCCTGGCAGCAGAAACTTCCTCTCTGGCAGCAGCAACACCAACCCTATCTGTTTATTCATACGCCGGATAACGGTGATTCCCCGCAGCAGGCGCAAAAAATCTGGCAACAATTGCGCCAGGCCATCCCTGATTTACCCCTACCTCCGGACTGGCCGGAACAGAATGCTCTGTTTTAA